The genomic DNA CGTGGCACCGTGCTCGGGGAGGGAGGCGAGGGAGCGCCGCCAGGAGGAGAGGACCGCCTCGCGGACGAGGCCGTCGCCCTCCCGGGGATCGGTCGCGGCCTGCAGGTCCTCATGGGCGCGCAGCAGCCGAGCCTGGTAGGCGACATCGGTCGGGGACCACGGCGCGGTGGTCATGCGGAGGCACCATCGCGGGTCACGGGCCGAACTGCGGGAGGGTTTGCCTTCAGAGCAGTGCTGATCACGATTCACCTCATTGTTGCTCGCCTCACAACTGGCCAGACGCTACCGCGACGGCGAGGGCGGGGCAAAGCCGAGGGCGGCGGGGCTCAGCCGGTCACCGCGGCCAGCAGCTCCAGCACGTGCCGGTACGCCTTCCCGGTGGCGGCCTGCATGCCCAGCTCGCAGGTGCGGTTCGCGGAGACGTACCAGTCGGTCTCCCGACGGGCGACCTCGGCGGCCTCCTCCGCGGTGGCCGAGGCCGTGAGTTCCGGGTGCAGCATGCCGCGGTCGCCCGCGTAGCCGCAGCAGCCCCAGCTGACCGGCACCACGACATCCTGCGCGCACGCCTCGGCGATCGCCACCAGGTCCTCACTCGCCCCGAGATGCGTGGTCGAGCAGGTGGGGTGCACCGTCACCGAGGCGGCGGGGGCCCGTACCGGCAGGTGCGGCAGCAGATGCCGTCGCACATAGGTGACCGCATCGATGACCTCGACCCCCGTGCCCTCCATGGCGCCGAGGATCCCTTCGGTGCAGCTGGCGGCATCGACGATCACGGGCAGCTCGCCGCCGTGGGTCGCCGCGAGCAGGGTGGTGCGCACCCGCTCGCGCATCTGCTCCTTCGCGCGGGTCATGCCCTTGGAGGAGAAGGGCGTGCCGCAGCACAGTGAGGCGGCGTCGTCCGGCACGGCCAGGCGCACCCCGGCGCGCTGGGCGAGCAGGGTCAGCGAGGCGGGGACCCCGTCGGAGGTACGAGGCCCAGTGGTGGTCGCGCTCCCGCCGTCACCGTTCCCGCACGCACAGTCGCCACCGCAGCCCCCGGAGCTGCGCCCGGTCGGCTCCTCGGCGGCACCGAACATGGTGTGCACACAGGCCGGGAGGTACACGGCGCTGTCGTCGGCCGAGGCCCGACCGCGGCCCCCGGCCCGTCGCACCGCGCCTCCGTGGCGGGGGAGCTCGCTGCGGTACTGCGGGACCACGTCGGAGCCCAGCAGGGCGCGGCCGAGGTCCGTCGCGGTCCGGGGGAGCACCGGGGGCAGGGCACCGGCGACCCCCATCGCGGCGGACGCCCCCCGCGTCACCAGGTCCCAGCTGCCCTCGGCGGCGCCCCACGCGGCGTTCGGGGCCTTCCCGGCATCCTCCGCCCGCAGTCGGCGCACCAGGTCACCGGTGTTGATGTCCACGGGGCAGGCGGTCACGCACATGCCGTCGACCGCGCAGGTCTGCAGGCCCTGGTACTCGTAGCCCTTCCGGATCGCGGCGGCGGTCGCGAGGTCCCCACGCTGCTCGGTGAGCTTCGCATCGCGCCGCAGCACGATCCGCTGGCGCGGGGTGAGGGTGAGGTCCTTGCTGGGGCACACCGGCTCGCAGTACCCGCACTCCACGCAGCGGTCCGCCTCCTCCTCGATCTCGGTGACCTCTTTGAGATCGCGCATGTGGGCCGAGGGGTCGTCGGTCAGCACCACGCCCGGATTGAGGATCCCGGCGGGATCGACCAGGGCCTTGATCTCGCGCATCACCGAGTACAGCTCCGGCCCGTACTGGCGCTCGACGAACGGGGCCATGACGCGACCGGTGCCGTGCTCGGCCTTGAGGTTGCCGCCATGGCCCAGCACGAGGTCGGCCATGTCCTCGGTGAAGGCCTCCAGCCGCGTGGAGGACTCCCCGAGCTGCTCGTTGAGCAGGAAGTGGATGTTGCCGTCCTTGGCGTGCCCGAAGATCACGGATTCGGCGTACCCGTGCCGGTCGAAAAGTCCCTGCAGGCCGCGGCAGGTGGCCTCCAGCTCGGGGACCGGCACCACCACGTCCTCCAGCAGCGCCGTCGACCCCGCCGGCCGTGCCCCCGCGACCGCGGCGTACAGACCCTTGCGGGTGGTCC from Brachybacterium sacelli includes the following:
- a CDS encoding FAD-binding and (Fe-S)-binding domain-containing protein, translated to MTAAPPLDTDVVARHALAHDASHYLLLPEAVTAPEDEAQVVSLLRAATRDRRPLTFRSGGTSLSGQAQTDAVLADVRRHFRTVEVLEGGERVRVGPGATLRQVNAHLLRHMRRLGPDPASEVACTIGGVIANNSSGMAAGIAENSYRTLEALRFVLPSGTVVDTGLEGADARLRREEPDLHEGLVRLMRRVQDDAEATRVIRERFALKNTMGYGLNALLDFETPADVLAHLVVGSEGTLAFVSSATFRTVPIQKHITTGLMVLPSLQAATAALPEVVGAGFATAELMDARSLIVAQGLTGAPQEILGLEVDSHAALLVEHRSDDPAELSRQADSAVSLSEGLGLAVPLEMTTDTARRAAMWTTRKGLYAAVAGARPAGSTALLEDVVVPVPELEATCRGLQGLFDRHGYAESVIFGHAKDGNIHFLLNEQLGESSTRLEAFTEDMADLVLGHGGNLKAEHGTGRVMAPFVERQYGPELYSVMREIKALVDPAGILNPGVVLTDDPSAHMRDLKEVTEIEEEADRCVECGYCEPVCPSKDLTLTPRQRIVLRRDAKLTEQRGDLATAAAIRKGYEYQGLQTCAVDGMCVTACPVDINTGDLVRRLRAEDAGKAPNAAWGAAEGSWDLVTRGASAAMGVAGALPPVLPRTATDLGRALLGSDVVPQYRSELPRHGGAVRRAGGRGRASADDSAVYLPACVHTMFGAAEEPTGRSSGGCGGDCACGNGDGGSATTTGPRTSDGVPASLTLLAQRAGVRLAVPDDAASLCCGTPFSSKGMTRAKEQMRERVRTTLLAATHGGELPVIVDAASCTEGILGAMEGTGVEVIDAVTYVRRHLLPHLPVRAPAASVTVHPTCSTTHLGASEDLVAIAEACAQDVVVPVSWGCCGYAGDRGMLHPELTASATAEEAAEVARRETDWYVSANRTCELGMQAATGKAYRHVLELLAAVTG